A window of Holophagales bacterium contains these coding sequences:
- the rseP gene encoding RIP metalloprotease RseP: MQISTNILAFIFVLSFLIFFHEFGHFLVAKFFKFPIEVFSIGFGKRLFGFKRNGTDYRISLVPLGGYVKIVGLGPDESDVVAGEDAPPAMRGTRWQRFLVMLAGPMVNLVLALLLTAGAFAIGITVPRYADEKPVVKHVDTGSPAEKAGVRVDDVVVALSGKPVTTWREVETHLGMAPRAEIPVVLERAGEKVDVVIRPEPQTKYDIGYTGLNPFLAPVIGSLVKGYPGEKAGLQVGDRIVSIGGVAIEGYFEVVRRVREASAAFGTDGAKPIPFVIERGGQRLAFEVTPRLEGGSWRIGFTPKYELVKRKLPFLAAIGASWTENLRQTAAVGQTVKRMVSGSGSIRQLSGPVDIAKFSGEAVRTGLAALLGFMGLLSLQLGLLNLLPIPLLDGGQLFLLTLEGIVRRDFSIKLKERLLQAGFVFLVLLMVSVLAFDIAKNLGF, encoded by the coding sequence ATGCAGATCTCTACGAACATCCTCGCCTTCATCTTCGTCCTCTCGTTCCTGATCTTCTTCCACGAGTTCGGGCACTTCCTGGTGGCGAAGTTCTTCAAGTTCCCGATCGAGGTCTTCTCGATCGGTTTCGGCAAGCGTCTCTTCGGCTTCAAGCGGAACGGAACGGACTACCGGATCTCGCTCGTCCCGCTCGGCGGCTACGTGAAGATCGTCGGCCTCGGGCCCGACGAGAGCGACGTCGTGGCGGGCGAAGACGCCCCTCCCGCGATGCGCGGAACGCGGTGGCAGCGGTTCCTCGTCATGCTCGCGGGACCGATGGTGAACCTGGTCCTCGCCCTCCTCCTGACCGCGGGGGCGTTCGCGATCGGCATCACGGTGCCGAGGTATGCCGACGAGAAGCCGGTCGTCAAGCACGTCGACACGGGCAGTCCGGCCGAGAAGGCGGGCGTGCGGGTCGACGACGTCGTCGTCGCGCTCTCCGGCAAGCCGGTGACGACCTGGCGCGAGGTGGAGACGCACCTGGGCATGGCACCGCGGGCCGAGATCCCGGTCGTCCTCGAGAGGGCGGGGGAGAAGGTCGACGTCGTCATCCGCCCGGAGCCGCAGACGAAATACGACATCGGCTACACCGGCCTCAATCCCTTCCTCGCCCCGGTGATCGGGAGCCTCGTCAAGGGTTATCCCGGCGAGAAGGCGGGCCTCCAGGTCGGCGACCGGATCGTCTCGATCGGCGGTGTCGCGATCGAGGGCTACTTCGAGGTCGTCCGCCGCGTCCGGGAAGCCTCGGCGGCGTTCGGCACGGACGGCGCGAAGCCGATTCCGTTCGTCATCGAAAGGGGCGGCCAGCGCCTCGCTTTCGAGGTGACGCCGCGGCTCGAGGGGGGCTCGTGGAGGATCGGCTTCACGCCGAAGTACGAGCTCGTGAAGCGGAAGCTGCCCTTCCTCGCGGCGATCGGCGCCTCGTGGACGGAGAACCTGCGGCAGACGGCCGCCGTCGGGCAGACGGTCAAGCGGATGGTCTCGGGCTCCGGCTCGATCCGCCAGCTTTCCGGCCCGGTCGACATCGCGAAGTTCTCCGGGGAGGCCGTTCGCACCGGCCTGGCGGCCCTGCTCGGGTTCATGGGCCTCCTCTCCCTCCAGCTCGGCCTCCTGAACCTCCTGCCGATCCCGCTCCTGGACGGAGGGCAGCTCTTCCTCCTGACGCTCGAGGGAATCGTCCGCCGGGACTTCTCCATCAAGCTGAAGGAGCGGCTCCTCCAGGCGGGCTTCGTCTTCCTCGTCCTCCTGATGGTCTCGGTCCTCGCCTTCGACATCGCGAAGAACCTGGGCTTCTAG
- a CDS encoding 1-deoxy-D-xylulose-5-phosphate reductoisomerase, producing the protein MNAPRNVALLGATGSIGRSALSVFEAFPDRFRVVSMSAGTNLDVLLPAIARFRPAVVSVKERVDADRVRREFPGVRVGWGQQGIVDVATLPEVDVVLGGVVGAAGLPPAYEAVKLGKTLALANKEVLVVAGEAVMAAAAASGAAVLPVDSEHCALHQALRCGRPSEVERLVLTASGGPFRTRALETFDAITIEDALAHPTWKMGPKITIDSATMMNKGLEVIEARWLFDVPPERLGVVIHPQSIIHSMVEWVDGSVIAQISPNDMRFPILYALTYPERVPTPLPKLDLAALGKLELEPLDERRYPAVPLAYAALRAGGTAPAVLNAANEVAVAAFLEGRIPYRSLVAVVEKVLAGHRPSPATSLDAVLDADREARLRAAELVSPGAPLALTGTVAPSPA; encoded by the coding sequence ATGAACGCCCCGCGCAACGTCGCCCTTCTCGGCGCCACCGGTTCCATCGGCCGGTCGGCGCTCTCCGTGTTCGAGGCTTTCCCCGACCGCTTCCGCGTCGTCTCGATGTCGGCCGGCACGAATCTCGACGTGCTTCTGCCGGCCATCGCCCGCTTCCGCCCGGCGGTCGTCTCCGTGAAGGAACGCGTCGACGCGGACCGCGTCCGCAGGGAGTTCCCCGGCGTGCGCGTGGGCTGGGGCCAGCAGGGGATCGTCGACGTCGCGACCCTTCCGGAGGTGGACGTCGTCCTGGGCGGCGTCGTCGGCGCGGCGGGGCTGCCGCCGGCCTACGAGGCGGTGAAGCTCGGCAAGACGCTCGCGCTCGCGAACAAGGAGGTCCTCGTCGTCGCGGGCGAGGCGGTGATGGCCGCGGCGGCCGCCTCCGGCGCGGCGGTCCTCCCGGTCGACTCGGAGCACTGCGCTCTCCACCAGGCGCTGCGCTGCGGGCGCCCCTCCGAGGTCGAGCGGCTCGTCCTGACGGCCTCCGGCGGCCCGTTCCGTACGCGGGCGCTCGAGACCTTCGACGCGATCACGATCGAAGACGCCCTCGCGCACCCGACCTGGAAGATGGGGCCGAAGATCACGATCGACTCGGCCACCATGATGAACAAGGGCCTCGAGGTCATCGAAGCGCGCTGGCTCTTCGACGTGCCGCCCGAGCGCCTCGGCGTCGTCATCCACCCGCAGTCGATCATCCACTCGATGGTGGAGTGGGTGGACGGATCGGTCATCGCGCAGATCTCGCCGAACGACATGCGCTTCCCGATCCTCTACGCGCTCACGTATCCCGAGCGTGTCCCGACACCGCTCCCGAAGCTCGACCTCGCCGCACTCGGGAAGCTCGAGCTCGAGCCGCTCGACGAGAGGCGCTACCCGGCGGTGCCGCTCGCCTACGCCGCGCTGCGCGCCGGAGGGACGGCCCCGGCCGTCCTGAACGCCGCCAACGAGGTCGCGGTCGCCGCGTTCCTCGAGGGGCGCATTCCCTACCGCTCCCTCGTCGCCGTCGTGGAGAAGGTGCTCGCGGGGCACCGGCCTTCTCCGGCCACGTCCCTCGACGCCGTCCTCGACGCCGATCGCGAGGCGCGCCTCAGGGCCGCCGAGCTCGTCTCTCCTGGCGCGCCTCTTGCTCTTACGGGAACCGTCGCGCCGTCTCCGGCGTAG
- a CDS encoding phosphatidate cytidylyltransferase: MKRTRELTAAVLMPLVLSLLVWGPFWSWALLVGLACGAALWEFQGLVAASGWMAPRALSLVLFAAILAGAFLGSAPLLVAAAGAVLVALPTAVLFAAPKEPIWLGSAAATSFATLYVGAGGAAIVALRGIGWETVVFLLGIVWAGDSAAYYVGTKLGRRRLAPVVSPKKSWEGFWGQVVAGAVFGAVLALALPRVPGTPAVAAAAGALLGAVMSVVAVVGDLVESTFKRSCAVKDSGGLLPGHGGLLDRLDSLLYASPVLYGILHLLPELRPR; encoded by the coding sequence GTGAAGCGGACCCGCGAGCTGACGGCGGCGGTTCTCATGCCGCTCGTCCTCTCCCTTCTCGTGTGGGGTCCGTTCTGGAGCTGGGCCCTCCTGGTCGGCCTCGCCTGTGGCGCGGCCCTCTGGGAGTTCCAAGGGCTGGTGGCCGCGTCGGGCTGGATGGCGCCGCGCGCCCTGAGCCTCGTCCTTTTCGCCGCGATCCTCGCCGGCGCCTTTCTCGGCTCGGCGCCTCTCCTCGTCGCGGCGGCGGGCGCGGTTCTCGTCGCCCTGCCCACGGCCGTCCTGTTCGCCGCGCCGAAGGAGCCCATCTGGCTCGGCTCGGCCGCAGCGACGTCGTTCGCGACGCTCTACGTCGGGGCCGGGGGTGCGGCGATCGTGGCGCTGAGGGGTATCGGCTGGGAGACGGTCGTCTTCCTCCTCGGCATCGTCTGGGCCGGTGACTCGGCGGCCTACTACGTCGGGACGAAGCTCGGACGCCGGAGGCTCGCCCCCGTCGTCAGCCCGAAGAAGAGCTGGGAAGGGTTCTGGGGGCAGGTCGTCGCCGGGGCCGTCTTCGGGGCGGTTCTCGCGCTCGCCCTGCCGCGGGTTCCGGGCACGCCGGCAGTCGCCGCGGCGGCAGGCGCCCTCCTCGGCGCCGTCATGTCCGTCGTCGCCGTGGTCGGCGACCTCGTGGAGTCGACCTTCAAGAGGAGCTGCGCCGTGAAGGACTCCGGAGGCCTGCTTCCGGGCCACGGCGGACTCCTCGACCGGCTCGATTCCCTCCTCTACGCCTCACCCGTTCTCTACGGGATCCTCCATCTCCTCCCGGAGCTTCGCCCCAGATGA
- a CDS encoding isoprenyl transferase, with product MIDKNLVAAPGSPDRALLDALDLARLPRHVAVIMDGNGRWAKQRHLPRVEGHRAGAAAVRDTVETAARLGLDALTLYAFSTENWKRPKTEVSTLFTLLKEYLRRELRTLAENDIRFRVVGRAEGLDGSVRSALDLALEATAGCRGMVFSVALNYSGRAEIADAARSLARDAVAGRLDPESIDEDAVSRRLYTSDLPDPDLLIRTSGEMRISNFLLWQIAYAEIHVTPVLWPDFRCRHFLEALVDYQRRERRYGGVSEADEAGAPPAPAALEA from the coding sequence ATGATCGACAAGAACCTCGTCGCCGCGCCCGGCTCTCCCGACCGCGCCCTCCTGGACGCGCTGGACCTGGCCCGGCTGCCCCGGCACGTCGCCGTCATCATGGACGGGAACGGACGGTGGGCGAAGCAGCGCCACCTCCCTCGCGTGGAAGGGCACCGCGCGGGAGCGGCAGCCGTGCGGGACACGGTCGAGACGGCCGCGCGCCTCGGACTCGACGCCCTCACCCTGTACGCCTTCTCGACCGAGAACTGGAAGAGGCCCAAGACCGAGGTTTCGACCCTCTTCACGCTCCTGAAGGAGTACCTGCGCAGGGAGCTGCGGACCCTGGCCGAGAACGACATCCGCTTCCGCGTCGTGGGGCGTGCCGAGGGCCTCGACGGCTCCGTCCGGTCGGCGCTCGACCTGGCGCTGGAGGCGACGGCCGGATGCCGGGGCATGGTCTTCAGCGTCGCCCTGAACTACTCGGGGCGCGCGGAGATCGCCGACGCCGCCAGAAGCCTGGCACGTGACGCCGTCGCGGGCCGCCTCGATCCCGAGTCGATCGACGAGGACGCCGTCTCCCGGCGGCTCTACACCTCCGACCTCCCCGACCCCGACCTCCTGATCCGGACCAGCGGCGAGATGCGGATCTCGAACTTCCTCCTCTGGCAGATCGCCTACGCCGAGATCCACGTCACCCCCGTCCTCTGGCCCGATTTCCGGTGCCGCCACTTCCTGGAGGCCCTCGTCGACTACCAGCGTCGCGAGCGGCGCTACGGCGGCGTGTCCGAGGCCGACGAGGCAGGAGCCCCGCCGGCTCCGGCGGCGCTCGAAGCGTGA